ACGCGCATTGGGCGACGGCATAGCGGCACCCAAAGTCCCGGAAGTGGCACAGTTGCGAGAACAATTCGCATTGGGCAGCGACATGGTTCGAGTGTATGCCCGTTTGTAAACAAGAGCGCCATGCCACATTTTATCATCTTCAAACCCTACGGGATGTTGAGCCAGTTCACCCCCGACCATCCGGGGCAAACGACGTTGGCCGACTTGGGCTTCGCATTTCCCAAAAACGCCTACCCGGTGGGGCGGCTCGATGCCGATAGCGAGGGGCTGCTGTTGCTGACCGACGACAAAACGCTGAACTTCAAACTGCTGAACCCCCAAAGCCATGTCGCCAAAACTTATTGGGCGCAAGTGGAGGGTGTCCCCGCAGCGGGCGATTTGGAAAAACTCCGCCGTGGCACCGACATACGCATCAGCGGCCAAACCCACCGGACGCGCCCCGCAGCCGTGCGCCTGCTCACCGCCGCGCCAGACCTGCCACCACGGGAGCCACCCATCCGCGTTCGGCAGACGGTGCCGGATAGCTGGCTTGAAATCACCCTCACCGAAGGCAAAAACCGCCAAGTGCGCCGTATGTGCGCCGCCATTGGGTTTCCCGTGTTGCGCTTGGTGCGGGTAGGGTTGGGGCCGTTTCGACTGGCAGAGGGCGCCTTGGCAGGTATGCTGCCGGGGGAGGTGCGGCAAGTGGCCCTTGGGGAGTAGCGTCATTTAAAAGAAATCTCGCTCGTGCGTATCGTGTGTTCGATGCGCTGATTGCCCCTGATGTCGTGCACCTCCATTTTGATGGATGGGTCTTGCTGCTGCCAGTCAATCGTGAGCAGGCCAATGTGATTGTCCATGACGGGGCCTTCGATGCGATTGTCGTTGGGCGTGGCAAAATGCCAAGTGGAAGTGATGCCGCTGGATGTCACATCGTAGATGGGGTACATCCCTTCTTCTTTCAAGACCGATATTTCTGCGTAGTGCACGTCGCCCGTGATGAAGAGCACGCCGTTGGCGCGGGTCTTTTTGATAAGGTCGAGCATACGTTGGCGCTCATGGGGGAAATTGGCCCAGGCCTCGTAGCCGTTGTAGGAAATGCTGAACTGAGTGCCGCTACCGATGATGCGCAGGGTGGCTGGTTTGCGCAATTCTGCTTCGAGCCATTGCCACTGTGCCTCTCCAAGCAAGGTAGAATCCGGGATTTCGTGCGGGTAGTAGTCGAGCGGGTAAAAAAAGCGGTCGTCGCGGCTTAGCTCGCCCCGATAGATGCGCAGGTCGTCGCGGAAGGTGCGGTTGTCGAGCAGAATGATTTGCAGGCGCTTGCCTTGCTCTTCAAACATATAAGAGGTGTAGATACCCTCGTGTTGGCGGCGCGGCGAGTCGGCGGGTTCTTCCCAGAAGTCGAGAAAAATTTCCTTTGATTCTTTCTTGAAAGCATAGTGGCGCCCGGAGTCGTTCCAGCCGAAGTCGTGGTCGTCCCAAGTGGCGAGGAACCGCGTGGCTTTTTTCAGGCGTTGGAATTCGGGTTTGGCGGCGAGTTGGGCGTATTTGGCCCGGAGCACGTTCATGTCCTTCGTATCGCCGTAGATGTTGTCGCCCAGCCAGACAAAGAGGTCGGGGCGACGTGCCAGCGCCGTGTCGAGAATGGGCATGGGCCTGTCCTGCGAGCCGCAGGAGCCGAAAGCGATGCGAGAAGGCAGCGCGGCAGCGCGTGTTTGCGCGCCAATGTGTTGCGCGGAAAAAACAAGCAACAATAGGGGGAAAAAGGCGAATTTCATGTGCATGGCATTTTAGGCGGCAAGGTAAGTCTGGTTCGGGTTGGAGGGGGCAGGTGCGAGGGTTAAGAATATGTTGCGTTTTTCGGGATGAGTCTTTTTCATGTTGAGGCATTGTCAAACAAGAACCTTTGATAATTTTGTGGTAAAAAACTTAGCGCATCACCCCCACCCCCTCCCTACTGGTAGGGGTCGGGGGTGATGCGATGAGCTTTTACATTTTATACGAATCAAGAGTTAAGCACCCACGTTTACGAAACTTTTGAAAGTTTCGTAAACGCAAGTCGCTTAAAATGAAGTCAATTTTCTAACCCTTGATTCGCGTATTTTATGAAAAACCACACTCAAACCTTTTTCAATTTTCAGGCTAAAAATGGGAAAAAACACGATTTTCATGTTTGTTCTATGGGGCTTGGCTACCCATCTGGCTGCCCAACCTTTTCAGGAGTCGGAGGTGAATTATGTCTCTTTTGAAAACAAACCCTCGTACTCGTTGTCCGGGAAAAACCTTCATTCACTTGCAGCGGACACGCTGGATTTTAGCGACTATGGTGGCAAGGTCGGCTTTGGGATTTCTATTTTCAGCGGCACTGGGCTGCCTCTACGCTATTATTTCAATCCCAAAAACGTGGTGGAAGGCGGAGTCTATGTAGGTGGGGTGGCGATACGAAGAGAAGACATCAATGGCAACTTTGAGTCTCTTGACTATATAGGAAATTTCATGTTGGGGGTGGGCTACACCTATTTTGGAAGTCGTTTTTTGAAGGAGAAAAAAAACAAGAACAAGGTGCGGGCACACGGCATTGCCGTGCGCGGCAACTATTTGCTTGGCAATTTTAAAACCACGTTCGCCTCCTTGGGTTGGGCGATGGAAACTTTCAGGCAAGAGCGGAAAAACAAGTCATTCATCTTCGAGCTCGGATTGCAGGCGGCCTTCCCCGATTTTGTGTACAGAGACCTGAAGTATTCCGGGGTGTGGCCGGGCTTGTATTTGCGGTGTCATTGGAATTTTTTCCTGAATTGAATATCCCTTTTCACGACGAAAGCGTTGGGCATCCCGTACTGTTAGAGTTTCGGGCTTGGCCCCTCATGCTGCCGTTTGTGGCTGACGAGAGGCCGGTTGTTGGCTATTCTCGGTTTGTA
This Saprospiraceae bacterium DNA region includes the following protein-coding sequences:
- a CDS encoding pseudouridine synthase, whose amino-acid sequence is MPHFIIFKPYGMLSQFTPDHPGQTTLADLGFAFPKNAYPVGRLDADSEGLLLLTDDKTLNFKLLNPQSHVAKTYWAQVEGVPAAGDLEKLRRGTDIRISGQTHRTRPAAVRLLTAAPDLPPREPPIRVRQTVPDSWLEITLTEGKNRQVRRMCAAIGFPVLRLVRVGLGPFRLAEGALAGMLPGEVRQVALGE
- a CDS encoding alkaline phosphatase family protein, translated to MKFAFFPLLLLVFSAQHIGAQTRAAALPSRIAFGSCGSQDRPMPILDTALARRPDLFVWLGDNIYGDTKDMNVLRAKYAQLAAKPEFQRLKKATRFLATWDDHDFGWNDSGRHYAFKKESKEIFLDFWEEPADSPRRQHEGIYTSYMFEEQGKRLQIILLDNRTFRDDLRIYRGELSRDDRFFYPLDYYPHEIPDSTLLGEAQWQWLEAELRKPATLRIIGSGTQFSISYNGYEAWANFPHERQRMLDLIKKTRANGVLFITGDVHYAEISVLKEEGMYPIYDVTSSGITSTWHFATPNDNRIEGPVMDNHIGLLTIDWQQQDPSIKMEVHDIRGNQRIEHTIRTSEISFK